The Ancylothrix sp. D3o genome window below encodes:
- a CDS encoding universal stress protein: MKIKPMLARLESAMGCRDLIEQMLLLPEPANPISDKEKNPKSINLVVGYSSSPRSQTALDLTLWIAHQTRLATQKQVTVQVVYVVDESLSPESPNFFSSSDELEALNEEKFLETEVRNAAISAKSVAVQNKNKWLTASRQKATSDRRNYKTKFFGGNSLEQADRILWQARCLAEEWRGSFKAHLRFGNLAGELRKVVEEESAELLFLGCDSSTHAIVQKLGKNFPCAVLGIPKSMNTQDPFASCASNALV, encoded by the coding sequence GTGAAGATCAAGCCAATGTTAGCGCGTCTGGAAAGTGCAATGGGTTGCCGCGATTTAATCGAGCAAATGCTATTGTTACCAGAACCAGCTAACCCAATTTCAGACAAGGAAAAAAACCCAAAATCGATTAATTTAGTTGTTGGCTACAGCAGTTCGCCTCGCAGTCAAACGGCCCTTGATCTAACTTTGTGGATCGCCCATCAAACCCGCCTCGCCACACAAAAACAAGTAACTGTTCAAGTGGTTTATGTAGTTGATGAAAGCTTGTCTCCAGAATCGCCCAATTTTTTCAGTTCTAGCGATGAACTAGAGGCATTAAATGAAGAAAAATTTTTAGAAACTGAAGTCAGAAATGCGGCAATTTCTGCCAAGTCTGTAGCCGTGCAAAATAAAAATAAATGGCTGACGGCAAGCCGGCAAAAAGCAACTTCAGATCGGCGCAACTACAAAACCAAGTTTTTTGGCGGCAATTCCTTGGAACAAGCCGACAGAATTTTATGGCAAGCACGGTGTTTAGCTGAAGAGTGGCGAGGTTCATTTAAAGCTCATTTACGTTTTGGCAATCTTGCCGGTGAATTGCGAAAAGTTGTAGAGGAAGAAAGCGCAGAATTACTGTTTTTGGGTTGTGATTCTTCCACCCATGCAATTGTACAAAAATTGGGCAAAAACTTTCCCTGTGCCGTTTTAGGTATTCCTAAAAGCATGAATACGCAAGACCCCTTTGCTTCTTGTGCAAGCAATGCTTTGGTTTAA
- a CDS encoding exopolysaccharide biosynthesis protein, whose amino-acid sequence MHLKFSRDIEKLLKQLSDKPLTVSDILAETSERGFSLVIGLLVLPFLFPMPPGFTAILGAGSLLLGLQMALGRRTPWLPKKIARFRFPHKFVLLLLSNLKRGTGWIEKIAKPRWKKLADHPYAWRFNGICIAWLTILLMLPIPFTNPIPTLAILLFVIATMESDGLLICFSYILTGLISLLFILAGDFLVQLINRIPSLMQ is encoded by the coding sequence ATGCACCTAAAATTCTCCAGAGACATTGAGAAACTGTTAAAACAACTTTCCGACAAACCCCTAACCGTCTCCGACATTCTGGCAGAAACATCAGAACGCGGATTTAGCCTCGTGATCGGCTTGTTGGTATTGCCGTTTTTATTCCCGATGCCGCCTGGTTTCACGGCGATTTTAGGGGCCGGTTCCCTGTTATTAGGGTTGCAAATGGCCTTGGGCCGGCGTACCCCTTGGTTGCCTAAAAAAATCGCCCGTTTTCGATTTCCCCACAAATTTGTTTTATTGTTATTAAGTAACCTCAAACGTGGCACCGGCTGGATAGAAAAGATCGCTAAACCCCGGTGGAAAAAACTCGCCGACCACCCTTATGCTTGGAGGTTTAACGGCATCTGCATTGCATGGCTAACCATCTTATTAATGTTGCCAATTCCCTTTACAAATCCCATTCCCACCCTTGCCATTTTATTATTTGTTATTGCCACAATGGAATCGGATGGTTTGCTCATTTGCTTTAGCTACATTCTAACCGGCTTAATTAGCTTGTTATTCATTTTAGCCGGTGACTTTTTGGTGCAACTTATCAACAGAATACCCAGTTTAATGCAATAA
- a CDS encoding ABC transporter ATP-binding protein: protein MTSYTYSNVNEQIGSQNAFLEIDNVTKSYTNAEGKESVILDGVSLNVAENEYISVIGHSGCGKSTLLKIVAGLEKATSGSVRLDGREIRKPGAERMMVFQHYGLLPWLTVRENIRLAIDEVLKNATKAEKISLVNEHLAMVNLTPAADKYPDEISGGMKQRVGIARALAIRPKMLLMDEPFGALDALTRGKLQKQVLDIWENHRQAVMMITHDVDEAIYMSDRIVMMTNGPAATIGEILEVPFSHPRDRHELRESKEYYELRNHALDFLDRYFNSED, encoded by the coding sequence ATGACTTCCTACACCTACAGCAACGTAAACGAACAAATCGGCTCTCAAAATGCTTTTCTGGAAATAGACAACGTTACCAAATCTTACACCAATGCAGAAGGCAAAGAATCTGTAATTTTAGATGGTGTGAGTTTAAATGTTGCTGAAAATGAATATATTTCGGTAATTGGACACTCTGGCTGCGGCAAATCTACGCTGTTAAAAATAGTGGCCGGTTTGGAAAAAGCCACAAGTGGATCAGTGCGATTAGATGGCAGAGAAATCCGCAAACCAGGGGCGGAAAGAATGATGGTTTTTCAACATTATGGATTGCTTCCTTGGCTGACGGTGCGCGAAAATATCCGCCTGGCAATTGATGAAGTTTTGAAAAATGCTACCAAAGCCGAAAAAATAAGTCTTGTCAATGAACACCTGGCAATGGTAAACTTAACACCAGCAGCCGATAAGTATCCCGATGAAATTTCTGGGGGCATGAAACAGCGGGTTGGAATTGCTCGCGCCTTAGCAATTCGCCCAAAAATGTTATTAATGGATGAACCTTTTGGCGCACTGGATGCACTGACACGCGGAAAGTTACAAAAACAGGTGCTAGATATTTGGGAAAACCATCGGCAAGCTGTAATGATGATTACCCACGATGTAGATGAGGCAATTTATATGTCAGACCGCATCGTAATGATGACCAATGGCCCCGCCGCCACAATTGGGGAGATATTAGAGGTGCCTTTTTCCCATCCCCGTGATCGCCATGAATTACGAGAATCAAAGGAATATTACGAACTTCGTAATCATGCCTTGGATTTTCTGGATCGCTACTTCAACTCAGAAGATTAA